GAAAACATCTGGGAACTTCGACACCAACAAATCCTCTGAAAGGTCTTTCAGACAGACAGAACTGCCCGGCTCTGTAGTTGTAATTGTAGCCAAGAAGGACTGACAACCCTGTTCTAGCATCCGAATCACTCGAACTGCTGAAACCACTACTTTCTCTTGAGCCGGACACAGACATTGGTACTGGATCGGNNNNNNNNNNNNNNNNNNNNNNNNNNNNTATGGCAATCGAGAGTGGCCCGATACTTTCCCAACCAGTCCATACCTAGGATCACTTCGTGATTCTTTAGGTGGACACAGACAGATTCACAGGGAATACCTTTCCCTGAATTGACACTGGGATATTTGACACGAGACCTAGTGAGTTCATGGCTTGCTCTCCGGCTGCCCTCACTATCCCAAAATTATCTCCAGCGTCCAAACAGAACAGACCCTTTCCGAACAGTTCCCGGACTCACAAAACCTATGTGTAGCCCCTGTGTCGGAAAGTACGTGGGTTTTTACACCACCAATCATGAGGGTTCCTATCAGAGACCCCCATCAGAATCCCCTAGACATTCTAGGTTCCAGACCAAGCATTACTACTTGAATGTAAAAAGATAAATTTAGAGATTGCCAGAGATCGAATCAAAAGATCCGGAAGCTCCGTCGTCTCGTGACAGTCCATACACCCTCGGTGTTGTGGTTGGTTTGCCTTGGGACGCCTCTCCTGAATCTCCACGGCCCTTCCCCTGACTTCCTTGCAGCTTGGGACAATCCGTTTGGAAATGTCCTTGCTGGCCACAATGGAAACAGGTCATCTGGCCGCGTCTACCAGTCTGGTTCGGTCGAGGACAGT
The DNA window shown above is from Brassica oleracea var. oleracea cultivar TO1000 chromosome C3, BOL, whole genome shotgun sequence and carries:
- the LOC106331247 gene encoding DNA-binding protein HEXBP-like — protein: MGIQSNLAEEAKLKAKPQSGPSGKTKDKKRKWDQVDGGETSGCQPACSKYGRNHTGECWKAKGACVRCGSMDHGVQNCPRPNQTGRRGQMTCFHCGQQGHFQTDCPKLQGSQGKGRGDSGEASQGKPTTTPRVYGLSRDDGASGSFDSISGNL